A segment of the Leptolyngbya sp. NIES-3755 genome:
CATTCAACAGGGGCGGCGTAAGCGTCGTCATCTGAGTCGTATCCAGTCCAGAGCAAGCCGCGATCGAGACCGTTGCGGCGAAAGACAATAAACCCAGCGTCAAACGTTTCCACTTCGATCGAGGAGCAACCCGCTTAGAGAAGCTCAGGAGACGATTCCAAGGCGACAATTTCATGGTGAGGTGGGGTTAGGGTCACTTGCTAAATATGTACTCGATCCGACTGGCATCCCTAAGTCATGCAAATTACACAATTAGAGGGAGGCTTGTCAATCTTTTCCACGCTAGGTCTAACCCCATCCGGTCAAATTGAAGTTCCGTTTAATCGCTCCAGTGCGATCCGTGCCGCTTCTGCCACGTTGGAATTACTGTCTTTTTCCAAGTAGCGCAAGGCTGAAATACTTTTTTCGCTGGGAAGATTGCCTAAAGCTTCTGCCAATCGTTGTCGAACTAACCAGTCTTCCGATTGAGCAAACCGTAGAATCGCCTCGACGCTATCGATCGCTTTGATTTCTCCCAATGCTGCGATCGCGGCTTGCTGAACGACAATTTCTTCACTGTTCAAAGCTTGCAACAGGACTTCTTTGGCTCTCGGATCTTTCAAATTTCCTAACGAGACAGCCGCACTAAAGCGCACTAGCCAATCTGTATCTTCATAAAATGCGCGAACTAGCGGCTCAAATGCTCTCAAATCTTCGAGATAGCCTAATGCACCTGCGGCATCGGCTCGAATCCCATAATCTTTCTCAGTTTCGAGAATGTTGAGCAAAATCGGAAAACATTCGTCGGTTTGCTTGATCCCCAGCGCGAACACCGCCATCGATCGGATCTGCAAACTTTCGTCGTTTAGCACCTTTTTGATTAGTGGCACAGCATCTTCAGCCGGAACCTCCCGCAAATTCGCTAAGGCAATCATGCGATCGCGGCTACTCTCGCTTTCTAGTTGTTGGGCAATTTGATCGATGCTGAGACTCATAATTTTCACAAATCTTAAAGTGCTGATTTTATTGTGGCAGAATTGCGCTGATCTGTTTGGGTGGAATCAACTCAATTCCAAACGGATATCCACATTCGTGCAAACAAAAACGACGGAAGATGACTCCCGCCGCTGGTGAAAAACAATTTTACTAACTCGGTAAATCTACCCGATTGCCATCGTTATCTTCGTAGTACATCGGAGGCTCAACAGCAAAGTTATTAATCTGACCTGATTCGGTGATCACATATCCGTCTGTTGTCTTCAAATCGGTATCTGATTCTGCTTCGACTGCGGCTTCTAGGTTGTGAATGTTTTCTTCAACGTTGACACCAGAAGGAATGCGTTCATCCGGAGCATTCACATCAGTTGGCTGTGCGGTTTGGACTGCCCAATGATCGTTCCCTGCTGCACCTCTTCCGGGTTGTGCTGATTCTGGAGATGAGAGATCTGGATTGTTTGACATAGTGTTTACTTTGAACTTTTACTGCATGGTTTTGACAATACTGCGATCGAGCTTTTCAAGCATTCCCTCGATCGAGAGACCTTGCTAATCCTAAAGACAGAATCGTTTAATTTGTGAATTCAGTAATTTAAAACTCGTGGGGGTATTTAGACCACCAATTTAGTCAGAAATATCCTGCAATTCTAAAAATCAAAGTTGTGTTCTGTATAGTAAATGCAGCGAGTTTAATCTGAAATATGGCTGACCAAAAGCGTTCCTCTAACGGATGTCTTCCCTTTCTGTTGGGCGTAGGAGTCATGGCGATTACAGGGGGCAGCATCTACCTTTTCACTCAGCGACAAGCCACCGCTCCCACGACTTCCCCGATTGCAAATGCTCCAACCACAGTCGCTCCAGCCTCTCCACAATCTCCTACTCAATCCCCCACCAGTCCACCTCCAACCGACACGCTCCCGCCTGCCCCTACGGTGAATCTCCAGGTAAATCATCCGAATGGTTCCACCGCTCGTTTAACGCAGCTAACATTCGGAGAAGACAACATCGCTGCCTCGATCGCGGTGACAAACGGTTACAAAGAAGCAATCAAACTGAATGGCTCTGAAGATT
Coding sequences within it:
- a CDS encoding PBS lyase HEAT-like repeat domain protein (similar to AA sequence:cyanobase_aa:LBDG_26030), with amino-acid sequence MSLSIDQIAQQLESESSRDRMIALANLREVPAEDAVPLIKKVLNDESLQIRSMAVFALGIKQTDECFPILLNILETEKDYGIRADAAGALGYLEDLRAFEPLVRAFYEDTDWLVRFSAAVSLGNLKDPRAKEVLLQALNSEEIVVQQAAIAALGEIKAIDSVEAILRFAQSEDWLVRQRLAEALGNLPSEKSISALRYLEKDSNSNVAEAARIALERLNGTSI
- a CDS encoding unknown protein (similar to AA sequence:cyanobase_aa:glr1827), coding for MADQKRSSNGCLPFLLGVGVMAITGGSIYLFTQRQATAPTTSPIANAPTTVAPASPQSPTQSPTSPPPTDTLPPAPTVNLQVNHPNGSTARLTQLTFGEDNIAASIAVTNGYKEAIKLNGSEDFVITDNFGNQYNLATPPENAEINIAPGTTLKGQFVFKGRLAPNTTSITVTTNSKFGTDATFSTTPKIVFNVPLPGGAK
- a CDS encoding hypothetical protein (similar to AA sequence:cyanobase_aa:LBDG_09640) codes for the protein MSNNPDLSSPESAQPGRGAAGNDHWAVQTAQPTDVNAPDERIPSGVNVEENIHNLEAAVEAESDTDLKTTDGYVITESGQINNFAVEPPMYYEDNDGNRVDLPS